In the genome of Leptospira inadai serovar Lyme str. 10, one region contains:
- a CDS encoding ATP-binding protein, whose product MRDTVDSLLVRQHSGSYVMFLPPDLSSIRDFRTALRQSLEENKFLSKDIQQIELAADEALTNSISANVNCCSNETIICRWVLRDSKFTLWIVDYGSGLKQDKLEEVSREAKASTLKEFLNKVQNYQENKCEILPFRGKPVQHRNLGKGLQIMQSLMDSVKVLYHCKEGRISSDPAESNIRGSIIELAFDAKKHSA is encoded by the coding sequence ATGAGGGACACAGTCGACTCGCTCCTGGTAAGGCAACATTCCGGTTCTTACGTAATGTTCCTTCCTCCGGATTTGTCGAGCATCCGCGACTTCCGGACGGCCCTTCGTCAATCCTTGGAAGAAAATAAATTTTTATCCAAGGATATTCAGCAAATAGAATTGGCAGCCGACGAGGCCTTAACCAATTCCATTTCGGCTAACGTAAATTGTTGTTCGAACGAGACTATCATTTGCAGATGGGTATTACGAGATTCCAAATTTACGCTCTGGATCGTCGATTACGGATCGGGCCTAAAGCAGGATAAACTCGAAGAGGTCTCTCGCGAAGCAAAAGCCTCCACTTTAAAGGAATTTCTGAATAAAGTTCAGAATTACCAGGAGAACAAATGCGAGATCTTACCGTTTAGAGGGAAGCCCGTACAACACAGAAATCTCGGTAAGGGACTGCAGATCATGCAATCACTGATGGATTCCGTTAAGGTTCTCTATCATTGCAAAGAAGGGCGGATTTCCTCCGATCCGGCGGAATCCAATATCCGAGGTTCCATTATCGAGCTTGCCTTCGATGCAAAAAAACACTCAGCGTGA
- a CDS encoding DUF455 family protein, producing MSTLNEFADLILRSGKLEDKLYSPDAFPIDRPSENFIPPDRPTRSGKIEFSDRKSKIPRLEHLNIEENRILSLHHFANHELMAVELFAWAILKFQDVPSSVRKSFYKTLLEEQMHLRLYLKTIRDWGMDFGDRPLNYIFWKQTPNMQTLEKFYAVMALSFESANLDFSLIYKKAFEKFGDFEKASIMNQVHRDEIRHVKRGVKVVFSDGTKGIDQWEKYRKLISHPFTPRRAKGTFYFPELRLKAGLSSEFASELGKYEDEYEGTTNARILRDVLGIGSSI from the coding sequence GTGAGTACGTTAAACGAATTTGCCGATCTTATACTACGATCCGGGAAATTGGAAGATAAGCTTTATTCTCCCGATGCGTTTCCTATCGATCGTCCTTCCGAAAATTTTATTCCGCCGGATCGCCCCACTCGTTCCGGTAAAATAGAATTCTCCGATCGTAAATCCAAAATTCCGAGACTGGAACATTTGAATATAGAAGAGAACAGAATTCTCTCTCTGCATCATTTTGCTAACCACGAATTAATGGCAGTCGAGTTGTTTGCTTGGGCCATTCTAAAATTCCAAGACGTCCCTTCATCCGTTCGTAAGAGTTTTTACAAAACTTTGTTGGAAGAGCAGATGCATCTTCGATTGTATTTAAAGACCATTCGTGACTGGGGAATGGATTTCGGTGATAGACCCTTGAATTACATATTCTGGAAACAAACTCCTAATATGCAAACATTAGAGAAATTTTATGCCGTGATGGCTCTTTCGTTCGAAAGTGCGAATTTGGATTTTTCTCTTATCTATAAAAAAGCGTTCGAGAAGTTTGGAGACTTCGAAAAGGCTTCGATTATGAACCAAGTTCATCGGGATGAAATTCGGCACGTAAAAAGAGGGGTAAAAGTCGTCTTTTCCGACGGTACCAAAGGAATCGATCAGTGGGAAAAGTATAGAAAACTGATCTCGCACCCGTTTACTCCTCGTCGTGCAAAAGGAACCTTCTATTTCCCGGAGCTTCGATTGAAGGCAGGGCTATCGTCCGAGTTTGCGTCGGAGCTCGGAAAATACGAGGACGAGTATGAGGGGACTACGAACGCTAGAATTCTTCGAGACGTGCTCGGTATCGGGAGCTCGATTTAA
- a CDS encoding LIC_13346 family putative lipoprotein — translation MKSLFPAGISLNLRIFPTRIIFGSTFLFLNLVFGSCSLLPDWIKGDHPLVDDSRTTRVYWNLSQVPKTSEAYQNQPSNLRYIVVNTEPSKERVWKGEVDLWETKEEFQNSLPKTIIFPRFSFKAAILSGVSKLEEGESTNPKKISFVPKMNEAWDWEGDSFPQSSLGILSKRFPVEDWSMVFDLRSDEAWLSKESRNLGSGSEIVWQNLRTRGSLLTTDLIHPSGKTFPYADYDYRQVGFIALPISAGALPIWIFKREKGGIWAWGLLPEDLVSSQILLKQRNTKGSPLASFLFYDASSNIPFTTRADLRNYPIIILSDQNNVRQ, via the coding sequence ATGAAATCCCTTTTTCCGGCTGGAATATCTTTGAATCTTAGAATTTTCCCTACCCGAATCATTTTCGGCTCCACATTCCTTTTTCTAAACTTGGTCTTCGGTTCTTGCTCCCTATTGCCCGACTGGATTAAGGGAGATCATCCGCTTGTCGACGATTCTCGAACGACTAGGGTTTATTGGAATTTATCGCAGGTCCCTAAAACTTCGGAAGCGTATCAAAACCAACCCAGCAACCTACGCTACATCGTAGTCAATACCGAACCTTCCAAAGAAAGAGTTTGGAAGGGGGAAGTCGATCTTTGGGAAACGAAAGAAGAATTTCAAAATTCCTTACCGAAAACTATTATATTTCCGAGATTTAGTTTCAAAGCGGCAATTCTCTCCGGCGTATCTAAATTAGAAGAAGGCGAATCTACGAATCCGAAAAAAATTTCCTTCGTTCCCAAGATGAACGAAGCTTGGGATTGGGAGGGTGATTCGTTTCCGCAAAGCTCGCTAGGCATCCTTTCCAAACGGTTTCCGGTGGAAGATTGGTCCATGGTTTTCGATCTACGCTCGGACGAAGCTTGGCTTTCCAAAGAATCTAGAAATTTAGGGAGCGGTTCGGAGATCGTCTGGCAGAATCTTCGCACTCGAGGATCCCTACTCACAACGGATCTGATTCATCCATCCGGTAAAACGTTTCCATACGCGGATTATGATTATCGCCAAGTCGGGTTCATTGCGCTTCCGATAAGCGCCGGCGCCTTACCGATTTGGATATTTAAAAGGGAGAAGGGCGGAATCTGGGCATGGGGGTTATTACCCGAAGATTTGGTATCGTCTCAGATCCTACTAAAACAGAGAAACACGAAAGGGTCCCCCCTTGCTAGTTTTCTTTTTTATGATGCATCTTCCAATATTCCGTTTACCACTCGGGCCGATTTAAGGAACTATCCAATCATCATCCTCTCAGATCAAAATAATGTCAGACAATAG
- the gltX gene encoding glutamate--tRNA ligase — protein sequence MSDNREVRTRFAPSPTGFLHVGGARTALFNFLYAKSQGGKFLLRIEDTDQNRSTEESFKTILESLKWLGIEWDEGPGVDGPYGPYVQSERLSIYKEYTEKLISEGKAYRCFCTQEELEAKKKQAEAMGIPYVYDGLHANMSEQEVREKLKEGTPYSVRFKTPSKTLIFEDIIQGKVKFETKLIGDFIIVKSDGFPSYNYAVVVDDGLMKISHVIRGVGHLSNTPRQILIYEALGFPVPEFAHASEIVGMDGKKLSKRAGATSILAFRDLGYLPETFSNYMALLGWTSPDGQEYLPGDSTKRIFDVHRCSKSPSTFDVFKKPKAGEEEVVTNFSNLEQIAEAMNPKSKLNWLSNKYIRELPITQITEALVPFLEGRDDIPKEHRNPKNPELGSIVDSVRVYLDNLRQAPDYIAEFYLSDLKIKGAEAFEILKQESAPAVIRKFYRLLQLDLPQTDEDFKALMARTGEETGQKGKTLFMPIRVATTGKAHGLELPILFPLLGKEKLLKRIEKTSNEAGISLG from the coding sequence ATGTCAGACAATAGAGAAGTTCGTACACGTTTCGCCCCGTCTCCAACAGGTTTTCTCCACGTCGGTGGAGCTAGAACTGCGCTTTTCAATTTTCTTTATGCGAAGTCTCAAGGCGGCAAATTCCTGCTTAGAATCGAGGATACCGACCAGAACCGCTCCACGGAGGAATCGTTTAAGACGATTTTGGAATCGCTAAAATGGCTTGGAATCGAATGGGACGAGGGTCCGGGCGTGGACGGACCGTATGGGCCTTACGTTCAATCCGAACGTCTTTCCATCTATAAAGAATATACCGAAAAGTTGATCTCGGAAGGCAAAGCCTACCGATGCTTCTGCACTCAGGAAGAGTTGGAAGCGAAGAAGAAGCAAGCCGAAGCCATGGGGATTCCGTACGTTTACGACGGCCTGCACGCCAATATGAGTGAGCAGGAAGTTCGGGAAAAGCTGAAGGAAGGAACTCCCTATTCGGTTCGATTCAAGACACCTTCTAAAACTCTGATCTTCGAGGATATCATCCAGGGTAAGGTCAAATTCGAGACGAAACTGATCGGCGATTTCATCATCGTTAAGTCGGATGGATTTCCTTCTTATAACTACGCGGTCGTTGTCGACGACGGGCTTATGAAAATCTCGCATGTGATTCGCGGAGTCGGTCACCTTTCCAATACTCCCAGACAAATTTTGATCTATGAGGCCTTAGGGTTTCCGGTACCCGAGTTTGCACACGCGTCCGAGATCGTGGGGATGGACGGGAAAAAACTTTCCAAGCGAGCCGGTGCTACTTCCATCCTCGCTTTTCGGGACCTAGGATATCTACCGGAAACCTTCTCAAATTATATGGCCTTGCTCGGTTGGACTTCTCCCGACGGGCAGGAATATCTACCGGGAGACAGTACGAAACGGATCTTCGACGTTCATCGTTGTTCCAAATCCCCTTCCACGTTCGATGTATTCAAAAAACCGAAAGCAGGGGAAGAGGAGGTCGTGACGAACTTTTCCAATTTGGAGCAGATTGCGGAAGCGATGAATCCCAAGTCCAAATTAAATTGGTTATCGAACAAATACATACGCGAACTGCCGATAACCCAAATTACGGAAGCTCTCGTACCGTTTTTAGAAGGCAGAGACGATATTCCGAAAGAGCATAGGAATCCCAAAAACCCGGAGTTAGGCTCCATCGTCGATAGCGTCCGAGTCTACCTGGATAATTTACGCCAAGCACCGGACTATATCGCCGAATTCTATCTTTCCGACTTAAAAATAAAAGGGGCTGAGGCTTTCGAGATTTTAAAACAGGAAAGCGCTCCCGCAGTGATAAGAAAATTTTACCGGCTACTCCAGCTGGATCTGCCGCAAACCGATGAAGATTTTAAGGCATTAATGGCGCGAACAGGCGAAGAGACGGGACAAAAAGGCAAAACGCTTTTTATGCCGATTCGAGTAGCGACCACAGGTAAAGCCCATGGACTAGAGTTACCCATCCTGTTTCCTCTCTTAGGTAAGGAAAAGCTACTCAAACGAATAGAGAAAACCAGCAACGAAGCGGGAATTTCTCTGGGTTAA
- a CDS encoding DNA gyrase subunit A produces the protein MKDSNKSSKDNFPKIPFEDQVNDDQRKYSRYVCDSRAIPHEIDGLKPVQRRILWAMWNSDARNRFTKTVKVAGLAMGYHPHGDRSIQDALSQMAQDFTFANNFPLVAGEGTFGDVLDPSAIASPRYTEVKLSDFVKDLGFFESLPDIDYVKNYDETEDEPIHFVGKVPVVLLNNIQGIATGFRCFIPGHKLSHVINSQISYLKTKKPIPLKPWYKDYKGEVKMAKTEAGNTTISTTFNFTWEGDTLYLTDSPMNWNREKVINLLDDILEKKDTWLKDYVDYSSQKFRIELIYKKGEKPTQKQIFEVFSKEDTQTLANNVITFDGRLKNFGPEEIIKRFCDFRKTHLIRRFKRLSGLEEEKIERNSELIRFIKEKWNEKVIGIKSKKDFEDKLQKAKFKYYEWLASIPVYRMTIDEVRKCEEAIVEAKTALSRYQSLVKEDKKLTEFMIGELTELKDKWDKE, from the coding sequence ATGAAAGATTCCAATAAATCCAGCAAAGATAACTTTCCGAAAATACCTTTTGAAGATCAAGTTAACGACGACCAGAGGAAATATTCCCGTTATGTTTGCGATTCTAGGGCTATCCCTCACGAAATCGACGGACTAAAGCCGGTTCAAAGACGAATTCTTTGGGCTATGTGGAACTCGGACGCGCGAAATCGTTTTACAAAAACGGTTAAAGTCGCAGGTCTCGCGATGGGATATCATCCGCACGGTGACCGTTCCATCCAAGATGCTCTTTCCCAAATGGCCCAGGATTTCACCTTTGCCAATAATTTCCCGTTAGTCGCCGGAGAGGGAACTTTCGGAGACGTATTGGATCCGAGCGCGATCGCCTCTCCCCGATATACCGAAGTCAAACTTTCGGATTTCGTAAAAGATTTAGGTTTTTTTGAAAGTCTCCCGGACATCGATTATGTAAAAAACTACGATGAGACGGAGGACGAGCCCATACATTTTGTAGGGAAAGTTCCGGTCGTGCTTTTGAATAATATTCAAGGAATCGCCACGGGATTCCGCTGCTTCATTCCCGGTCATAAACTTTCACACGTAATCAATTCCCAGATAAGCTATCTCAAGACAAAGAAACCGATTCCCTTAAAGCCTTGGTATAAGGATTATAAAGGCGAAGTTAAAATGGCCAAGACGGAGGCCGGCAATACTACGATATCCACGACTTTCAATTTTACTTGGGAAGGAGACACTCTTTACCTGACGGATTCTCCGATGAATTGGAATAGGGAAAAAGTAATCAACTTACTGGATGATATTCTGGAGAAAAAAGATACGTGGCTAAAGGATTACGTAGATTACTCCAGCCAAAAATTCAGAATAGAGTTGATTTATAAGAAAGGGGAGAAACCTACTCAGAAGCAGATATTCGAAGTTTTTTCCAAAGAAGATACTCAAACTCTCGCAAACAACGTAATTACCTTCGATGGCCGACTGAAAAATTTCGGCCCGGAAGAAATTATAAAACGTTTCTGTGATTTCCGTAAGACTCATCTTATCCGCCGATTTAAACGACTCTCGGGCTTGGAAGAGGAAAAAATCGAAAGAAACTCGGAATTGATTCGCTTCATCAAAGAAAAATGGAACGAAAAAGTCATCGGTATAAAATCGAAAAAAGATTTCGAAGACAAACTTCAAAAAGCTAAATTCAAATATTACGAGTGGTTGGCATCGATCCCCGTCTATAGAATGACGATCGACGAAGTTCGCAAATGCGAGGAAGCAATTGTCGAAGCCAAAACTGCCCTTTCTCGATACCAAAGTTTGGTAAAAGAGGACAAGAAACTGACCGAATTCATGATCGGCGAATTAACCGAACTCAAGGACAAATGGGATAAGGAATGA